One genomic segment of [Phormidium] sp. ETS-05 includes these proteins:
- the pyk gene encoding pyruvate kinase — protein sequence MQTRNFRHRTKIVATIGPATSQPDVLRALIEAGATTLRLNFSHGSHDLHQRSIRLIRQISFELNQPVGILQDLQGPKIRLGKFESGSIYLQKGDRFILTSKDVACNQEMSSVTYEPLADEVPEGATILLDDGRVEMVVEKVDRSARELHCRVVVGGTLSNSKGVNFPGVYLSIKALTEKDRQDLLFGLDQGVDWVALSFVRNPQDMLEIKELISSTGKHAPVIAKIEKHEAVEQIDAILSLCDGVMVARGDLGVEIPAEEVPIVQKRIIATANRLGIPAIVATQMLDSMVSSPRATRAEISDIANAILDGTDAVMLSNETAVGKYPVEAVATMARVAARIEHDQPIGQLTTHDTVRSIPNAISLAVGKIAQQLHAAAIMTLTKSGATARNVSKFRPQPPILAVTPHVDVARQLQLVWGVKPLLVLDLPSTGQTFQAAINVALEKHVVGEGDLVVMTAGTLQGVSGSTDLIKVEVVTSILGKGIALGQGAVSGRARVAHSALEVGNFSPGEILVTSRTNADFVEAMRKAAGVVTEEDSLTSHAAIIGMRLGIPVIVGVKNATKAIREGAILTLDMERGVIYSGAVGSDRAEVALTE from the coding sequence ATGCAAACGCGCAATTTTCGCCATCGGACCAAGATTGTGGCCACAATCGGTCCCGCAACTAGCCAACCTGACGTACTCCGCGCCCTGATTGAAGCCGGAGCTACCACTCTGCGTCTGAACTTTTCTCACGGTAGTCACGATTTACACCAGCGCAGTATCCGCCTGATTCGGCAGATATCTTTCGAGCTGAACCAACCCGTGGGGATTTTGCAAGACCTGCAAGGGCCAAAGATTCGCCTAGGTAAGTTTGAGAGCGGTTCTATCTACCTGCAAAAAGGCGATCGCTTCATCCTCACCAGCAAAGATGTGGCTTGCAACCAGGAAATGTCCTCGGTAACATACGAACCCCTGGCCGATGAAGTACCAGAAGGCGCTACCATCCTTCTGGACGATGGTCGGGTGGAAATGGTGGTGGAGAAAGTGGACCGCTCGGCTCGCGAACTCCATTGCCGGGTTGTGGTGGGTGGCACCCTCTCCAACTCTAAAGGGGTCAACTTCCCTGGGGTCTATCTTTCCATCAAGGCTCTGACAGAAAAAGACCGCCAAGACCTACTGTTTGGTCTCGACCAAGGGGTGGACTGGGTAGCTCTGAGCTTCGTGCGCAACCCTCAAGATATGCTGGAAATCAAAGAGCTGATATCCTCTACGGGCAAACACGCCCCAGTAATTGCCAAAATCGAAAAACACGAGGCGGTAGAGCAAATCGATGCTATCCTCTCCCTCTGCGATGGGGTGATGGTCGCACGGGGTGATTTGGGGGTGGAAATCCCCGCTGAGGAAGTGCCGATCGTGCAAAAGCGCATCATCGCTACTGCCAACCGCTTGGGCATCCCGGCGATCGTCGCCACCCAGATGCTCGATAGTATGGTCAGCAGTCCCCGGGCTACCCGCGCCGAAATCTCGGACATCGCCAATGCTATCCTCGATGGCACGGACGCGGTGATGCTTTCCAACGAAACCGCTGTGGGTAAATATCCGGTGGAAGCGGTAGCCACAATGGCACGGGTGGCGGCGCGCATCGAACATGACCAGCCGATCGGTCAATTGACCACCCATGACACGGTGCGCTCTATCCCCAACGCCATCAGCCTCGCCGTGGGCAAAATCGCCCAGCAATTGCACGCTGCTGCCATTATGACCCTCACCAAAAGCGGCGCCACGGCTCGGAATGTCTCCAAATTCCGCCCCCAACCCCCCATCCTGGCGGTAACACCCCACGTGGATGTCGCCCGTCAGCTCCAACTCGTTTGGGGCGTGAAACCCCTTCTCGTCCTGGATTTACCCTCCACCGGTCAAACATTCCAAGCCGCCATCAACGTGGCTCTAGAAAAACACGTTGTGGGAGAAGGGGATTTGGTGGTGATGACTGCGGGCACCCTCCAAGGGGTCTCCGGTTCCACCGATTTAATCAAAGTAGAAGTCGTGACCTCTATCCTCGGTAAGGGTATCGCCCTTGGTCAAGGAGCTGTCAGCGGTCGCGCTCGCGTGGCTCACAGCGCCCTGGAAGTGGGCAACTTCAGCCCTGGGGAAATCCTCGTCACCTCCCGCACTAACGCCGATTTTGTAGAAGCCATGCGCAAAGCCGCAGGCGTCGTCACTGAAGAGGACAGCCTCACCAGTCACGCTGCGATTATTGGGATGCGTCTCGGTATTCCGGTGATTGTGGGGGTGAAAAATGCCACTAAAGCTATCCGCGAAGGTGCCATCCTCACCCTGGATATGGAGCGGGGTGTTATCTATTCTGGCGCCGTGGGGAGCGATCGGGCCGAAGTCGCCCTCACGGAGTAG
- the crtR gene encoding beta-carotene hydroxylase gives MSEAQLPLTVPKEFLGPEAGNFNPTLGMFLAAVALVVLSVIGYWSWNWPDWCCFAINILALHMAGTVIHDASHHAAHQSRLVNAIMGHGSALMLGFAFPVFTRVHMQHHANVNDPENDPDHFVSTGGPLWAIAARFFYHEVFFFKRRLWRNWELLEWFLSRMVVVVVVCAAVHYDFLGYILNFWFSPALVVGIALGLFFDYLPHRPFVERDRWKNARIYPSPLLNILILGQNYHLIHHLWPSIPWYRYQGAYHATKPLLEAKGSPLCLGLAQEKDFFNFVYDIFLGIRFHHQAPKSESKLPNSSKTA, from the coding sequence ATGTCGGAGGCTCAGCTGCCCCTGACCGTACCGAAAGAGTTTCTCGGTCCAGAAGCTGGCAACTTCAATCCCACCTTGGGGATGTTTTTGGCCGCTGTGGCTTTAGTGGTGCTGTCTGTAATTGGTTATTGGAGTTGGAATTGGCCGGATTGGTGCTGCTTTGCCATTAACATCTTAGCTTTGCATATGGCGGGGACGGTGATTCACGACGCTTCCCACCACGCCGCGCACCAGTCGCGCCTGGTGAATGCGATTATGGGTCACGGTAGCGCCTTGATGTTGGGCTTTGCCTTTCCGGTGTTTACCCGCGTCCATATGCAGCATCACGCCAACGTCAACGACCCAGAGAACGACCCAGACCATTTTGTTTCCACGGGTGGACCGCTCTGGGCGATCGCGGCCCGGTTCTTCTACCACGAGGTATTTTTCTTCAAACGGCGTCTGTGGCGCAATTGGGAACTCTTAGAGTGGTTTCTCAGCCGGATGGTGGTGGTGGTGGTGGTATGCGCCGCCGTCCATTACGACTTTCTCGGTTACATTCTCAACTTTTGGTTTTCCCCCGCATTAGTGGTAGGTATCGCCTTGGGGTTGTTTTTCGACTACCTCCCCCACCGTCCCTTTGTCGAGCGCGATCGCTGGAAAAATGCCCGCATTTATCCCAGTCCCCTACTCAACATCCTGATTTTGGGTCAAAACTACCACCTAATCCATCACCTGTGGCCCTCCATCCCCTGGTATCGCTACCAAGGAGCCTACCACGCCACCAAACCCCTCCTAGAAGCCAAAGGCAGTCCCCTTTGTCTCGGTTTGGCACAGGAAAAAGACTTTTTCAACTTCGTTTACGATATCTTCCTAGGAATTCGCTTCCACCACCAAGCTCCCAAAAGCGAGTCAAAGCTGCCCAACAGCAGCAAAACAGCTTGA